ACGTCGCGGCAAAATTATTGTTAGGCGCCCGTCCTGACTTGACCAAATGCTTTGCCCTGCACTCCTGAATGTGCTTGAGCCATTCCTGCTTTTCATTGGGGGATGCGGCGGAGACGTAGAAGGACTTTCGAGGCGTCCTGATGAGCCACTGGTTTTTCATATCCAGGCTGTCTTCCAAATCCTCCACAACAATGTCTTCAAGGGGGATTATGTGTTGATTTTTGTACCAGCGTCCATGGAATATGATGCTGCCGTAGACTAAAATATCATTAAAGAGAAAGAACATCTTAGGCTGGGGGCTGCGGCGACAGAGTTTCAGAAGTCTCCCTTCTCCCACCAGAACCCGGCCATATTCTGCAAGAGGCTTCCCCGATCCACCGAAGAAGCTCTCTACAGCAGCAATGCGCTCTGCGTTTTCGTCGGAAAATGCCAGGTGGTCTACCATGGTGACTTTAGTTCTTTAGAtctacaacagaaaaaaacgcCAAATGTTAATTATAAACAAATGCATCGCATTGACACATACTGCTACAGATGTAAGTGCACTGCACATGAGTTGCATAAGCACAAAAGGTTAAAAACTAAAACCCGTT
This genomic interval from Lepisosteus oculatus isolate fLepOcu1 chromosome 20, fLepOcu1.hap2, whole genome shotgun sequence contains the following:
- the plekhf1 gene encoding pleckstrin homology domain-containing family F member 1, with protein sequence MVDHLAFSDENAERIAAVESFFGGSGKPLAEYGRVLVGEGRLLKLCRRSPQPKMFFLFNDILVYGSIIFHGRWYKNQHIIPLEDIVVEDLEDSLDMKNQWLIRTPRKSFYVSAASPNEKQEWLKHIQECRAKHLVKSGRAPNNNFAATWIPDRASAICMRCSDKFSVTHRRHHCRQCGFVVCSSCSKGRFVIRDISPKPVRVCVLCFQALQAKHKWTHTVDKNWSDEDELSIPMYESSSEEDSDERYEDHRPTQWMQSQNHIENSSWSSYIR